Proteins from one Panicum virgatum strain AP13 chromosome 7K, P.virgatum_v5, whole genome shotgun sequence genomic window:
- the LOC120639960 gene encoding nucleolar protein 12-like: protein MDGDRSVEGDVDLETKKAEEEDAEKEQEVEEKAKRDDGNKLESKEDEKRGADQEKMEDVENEQSKRQVLEMKKAEEEGTENEKEHSKGQEVEKEKLEEERAEKRDGNKSESKEDKKSRPDKKVKAR from the coding sequence ATGGATGGCGACCGAAGTGTGGAGGGGGATGTGGATTTAGAAACGAAGAAGGCTGAGGAGGAGGATGCTGAGAAGGAGCAGGAAGTAGAGGAGAAGGCTAAGCGGGATGATGGTAATAAGTTAGAAAgcaaagaagatgagaagcgcGGTGCTGACCAGGAAAAAATGGAGGATGTTGAGAATGAGCAAAGCAAGAGGCAGGTTTTAGAAATGAAGAAGGCTGAGGAGGAGGGTACTGAGAATGAGAAGGAGCACAGCAAGGGGCAGGAAGTAGAGAAGGAGAagttagaagaggagagggCTGAGAAGCGGGATGGTAATAAGTCTGAAAGCAAAGAGGATAAGAAGAGCAGACCTGACAAGAAGGTCAAAGCAAGGTaa